The Polycladomyces zharkentensis genome segment CCAATCCCGTACCATTCGATTGGTTGAGGTGACCCATTCCATGTTTTACGCGCCACAGTATGTGGCGATCCGCAAAGGCTTTTTCAAAGAGCAGGGATTAACGGTGGAGCTGACCAACGGCTTCGGCGGCGACAAAACGATGACTGCCCTTTTGTCGGGTGATGCCGATATTGTATTGGTCGGCGCGGAAGCCGCCGTCTACGTCACTGCCCGCGGTGCTTCCCGCCCGGTGGTCGGCATCGCCCAATTGACGCAGACGGACGGCAGTTTTCTCGTCGCCCGCAATCAAACCGGGCCGTTCCGGTGGAGCGACCTGCGCGGCAAATCACTGTTGGGCCAGCGAAAAGGAGGCATGCCCCAGATGGTGAGTGAGTACGTGCAGCGCCTCCATGGCTTGAAACCCCATAAAGATGTGAAAATCATTCAAAACGTCGACTACAAAAATCTCGGCAACGCCTTTGCCGCCGGGACAGGGGACTACGTCCAGTTGTTTGAACCCGTTGCCTCCAAACTCGAACAGGAGGGGAAAGGAAGAGTCGTTGCCTCATTCGGAAAAGACAGCGGTCGCCTGCCCTATACCATCTACATCACCAGTCAATCCAACCTGGAACAAGATCCCGATACCCTGCTTCGTTTCATTCGTGCCGTGTATCAAGGCCAAAAATGGGTGCAATCGCATTCCGTGCAGGAAATTGCGGAGGTCATTGCTCCTGAGTTTCCCGACACAAATCGTGCCGTCTTGGAAAAAGTGCTGCAAAGATACAAGGAACAACAGGCATGGGCCACCGATCCGATCATTGACCGACAAGAATACGGTCATATGATGGACATCATGCGTCAAGCCGGTGAACTGCCCGGCAACGTACCCTATGACACCATCGTCAAAATGGAGTTAGCCAAAAAAGCGATGCGGTAAACCGTCCCCTGCACATCCGGGGCGACGGTCGCCGCGCCCGTGTTTGGGGGAATAGCGATATGCGATCTTCCCATGCCATCGTGCTGGAACAAGTGGTCAAAACCTACATGACCAAAACGGAAGAAATTCACGCCGTGGGTCCCGTCGATCTGACGGTCAAACCCGGTGAGTTCCTGTCGCTGGTCGGCCCCAGCGGATGTGGAAAAAGTACGATTTTGTCCCTGATGGCGGGGTTGATCCCCGCCACTGCCGGTACGGTGCGAATTTTCGGTGAAGCCCTGCGTTCCCCGTCTCCCCGAGTCGGATACATGCTGCAACAGGACTGCCTCCTGGAATGGCGAACGATCAAAGGCAACGTGCTGTTGGGATTGGAATTGCGCGGTCTTCTGTCCGACCGTACAATCGGTCGGGCACTTGACCTCCTCCACGAATTGGGTCTGGGGGATGTGGTGCATCATTATCCCTCTCAACTATCCGGCGGCATGCGCCAGCGGGCGGCTCTGGTCCGCACACTGGCTGTTGACCCCGATATCCTCTTGTTGGACGAACCGTTCTCCTCTCTGGATTATCAACAAAAATTGCACTTGGAGGAACTGATGGTGACCGTCTTGCGCGAACATAAAAAAACAGCCGTGCTGGTCACACATGACTTGGAGGAAGCATTGGCCGTTTCCGATCGGGTGTTGGTGATGGGCGGCCGGCCAAGCCGGGTCCGCAGAACACTCAGCATACCCGAGGAGGTGCGGGCCGCCTCACCGATGGAAGCCCGCAGTCACCCGATGTTCCGCACGTTGTTCGATGAACTGTGGAGGGAGATGGAACGCCGATGACACCATGGTTACCTTCAAAATCGGAAAAGGGCGGGCGTTCTCCCGCCCACACGCGCTATCTTCGCCGCCTGCGCCTGCGACATTGGAGCGTGTGGGGTTGCCGCCTCGCCCTGGTGCTCCTGTTTTTCGGCGGATGGCAGATCAGTGCTGACCGTGGATGGATCGATCCGTTTTTGTTCAGCAGTCCCTCCCGCATGGGAGAACAGCTTCTCCAATTGCTCCGGTCCGGTGATTTGATCCATCATGTCGTCACAACCGCAACCGAGACGGTCATCGGATTTTCGATCGGCACCGCCTCAGGGATCGCTCTGGCCACGCTGATCTGGTCCTCCCCTTTTCTTTCCCGTGTCTTGGACCCTTTTCTCGTTGTGATCAACAGCATGCCCAAAGTGGCGCTCGGCCCGCTCTTCATCGTCTCGATGGGAGCGGGATACGGTTCGATTCTGGCGATGGGCGTGGCCATCACAGTGATCATCACCACGCTCGTCATCCACTCCAGCTTTCAAAACGTCGATCCCGATGCATGCAAACTGGCCCGATCCTTCGGTGCCACCCGGCGCCAATTGTTTGTCAAGATTATTTTCCCGGCCTGCATCCCCGACATGATCGCCGCACTGAAAGTGAATGTCGGACTCGCCTGGGTAGGCGTGATCGTCGGGGAGTTCCTCGTTTCCAAAGCCGGACTCGGCTATTTGATCATTTACGGATTTCAGGTGTTCAATCTGACGCTGGTCATGATGAGCCTGTTGATCGTGGCCGTGTTGTCCACGGTCATGTACCAACTGGTGGCTTGGCTGGAACATCGGCTCCTCCGGCACCGTCATCTGTCATGACAAGGAGCAGGTGACTGCCAACTTTCGCGGGTTTCGATTTCCCGTCTGATGCTCCGCACCCGACGGGAAAGTCGGACCCGCTCCTGAAATCGTGTGGATCAATCACTTTGTGAGCAGTATCGGGTTGCATTTCGTCTATTCCAACACCACCAATTCGTGTTGGATCGCATAGATAATCGCTTGGGAACGGCTTTTGACCCCCAGCTTTTTCAGGATGTTGCTGACATGAATCTTCACGGTTTTGTCACTGATGAACAATTGTTCCGCTATTTCTTTGTTGCTGTGCCCTTTGACCATCAATTGCAACACATCCAATTCCCGAGGGGTGAGATTCTCGTCGGAGCTGCCCCGTTCGCCTCTTTTTTCTCCGGTCAAATTATCCAGCAGTTTACGCGCCATCACCGGGTGGAGTGTCGACTCGCCACGGGACGCGGAGCGGATTGCCGCGATCACATCCCCCGACGGTGCATCTTTGAGCAGATAGCCCGTGGCACCGGCTCGGATTGATTCATAGAGATACTCGTCCCGATCATACATGGTCAATACAATGATGGCGATCCCGGGATGCTGGGCGTGAATGCGGCGAATCGCTTCCACCCCGTTCATGCCCGGCATATTGATATCCATCAGGATCACGTCGGGATGAACTTGTTCCACCAACTGCAATGCTTCGATGCCGCTCTTGGCCTCTCCCACCACTTCCATGTCATCTTCCAAACTGATAATATTGGACAAGCCGTCACGCAAAACGGCATGATCATCCACGAGTAATACGCGAATAGACATGAACGGACTCCTCCTCGCTTTTCTCCGTCGGAATCGTCAGGATCACACGCGTTCCTCTGTTCGGTTTACTCAGAAACTGTAATGCCGCCTCCAGTTTTTGCGCGCGTTCGTTCATACCGACGATACCGTACCGTTTGTGGGCCTCCGCTTTGGAAATCGCTTTGCCCAAACTGAATCCCACCCCGTCATCCTGCACGATCAAGCGGACATATTCGGATGAGAACCGCAATTGCACGCGCACCTTGGTGGCTTGCGCATGTTTGGCCACATTGTTCAGTGCCTCATGACACACCTGATAAATGGTTTCCTCCCACTCCTGCAACAACGGATACGCTCGTCCCTTGATCTGAAATACGGACCATTGACCCGTCTCGCGCTGATGTGCTTCGACGCGTTGCCGCAATGCAGGCAGCAAACCCAACCGAGCCGCGGGAGAAGGCCTGAGCGCCGTGATCGAGTGGCGAACCTCCTTCAATCCTTCCCTCAGCTTCTCCTGCGCTTCCTCCAGCCACTGACGCACCCGCTCCGGATGGGTGTCAAACACCCGGGCCGCAGACTCCACTTTCATCAAAACACCAGCCAGCGATTGTCCGATGCCGTCGTGAATTTCGCGTGCCAAACGGTTTCGTTCCTCCGCCACCACCCGGCGTTCCCGCTCTTCCATCAGTTTGGCGGTACGCATCGCGACCACCGCTTGACTGGCCAAAACGGTGAGAAAACGCAAATCCATGTCGCGAAATCCGTAGGTTTCCGTTTTCCCCAGCGTGATGACGCCCATCACATCTCCATTGACTTCCAACGGCACCGACAGAAGGGATTTCACCCCTTCCGCATCCGTCGGCGTTCCCTTACAGCGGGGGTCCTTGCGCACATCATGGATACACGCCGGTTTCGCGTGGGAGGCGACCCATCCGCTCAATCCGCGGTTGAGCGGCAGCGGTCTGTGCCTTACCTTCAACGTTTCCTCCCCCGCGAATACTTCCGGGTACAATTGACCGTCGCGCAACAAGTACACGACACCGTATGTATAATCGATCACTTTGGACAACGGAATCAATGTCTCCTTCATCACTTCGCGCAAGTCCAGCGTTTGATTGATCCGTGTCGCGATGACGAAAAGCAGCTCCATCTTTTGCTGCTGCCGTTTGAGGCGGGCGATGATGTTCAACAGAACGGCGAAACCGACCAACGGCGCAAAGAAAAAGGCGATTTCCAACAAACCGTGCGGTTGTCGCGGTACTTCAAACACGATGGCCACCGTGCAATACAGGAAGGAAAGCAACAGCAAGCCGGGCTCCAATGGCCAACTTCCCCACCAGGTCTTGCCGCGCCGGGAGGCGGGCATCAGCTGTTCGACACCGTCACGAATCCCTTTGCTTACCAACTCGTACACCAATAAAAACGTGATCAGACCGAACAGCAACCGGGACAACGGCGCCAAACCGATCAACCACGGACGGACCGCATGATGCGCTTCGCTGGCGGCAAACAGACCGATCAACGTGTATCCGGTTCGAAAGAGTGCCCGGGAAAACGACTGACGCTTCAACCAAGTGACGAGTAATGCGACATCGACGAAAATCAACCCGGCGACGGAAGGGGAGAACAAGGTGCTCAGCGCATACAAAAGCGGAAAATGAACGGTTGCTTTCCCCCCGCCTGCCGGATGGGGATGATATTCCACGACAAACAGGTAAATGCCGATCAAGACAAGCACGGACCAACCTGCCGAAAAAGTAACGGGATGAAACAAGTCGCGCACCATCCAGCCCCAACCCGCCATGATGACAACCGTCATCAATACCCTTTCCCACGCTTTTTTCCAGTTTCTCATCATTCCCGGCTTTCCCTCCCTTCACGCGCGCTTCGCGGCAGGGCACATCATTTCCCCTCATCCCTTCATCCATTATTTTCGATGAAGGAAGCTATTTTCGCAAATCTTACCCATTTTCCCGCAAATGTGATAAGATGGGATCAAACTTTGCTTGAAGGAGGGGCGTGGATGTCCAAACGCTGGATTGCAGAGGGTACATTGTTGGGAATCGCGTTTTTATGGGGAATCACATTCGTCCTGGTACAAAACGCCATCACTGTGCTGCCTCCGTTTTCTTTTTTGGCCGTCCGCTTCGGGTTGGCTTTTTTGCTGTTGCTTCCCTTTGCTTTCACTTCCCGCAACCGGTCGAAAGAAAGCGCCCTCCGTGCTGGTTATCTCGGTTTGCTGTTGGGTGTCTGGCTGTATCTCGGATACGCATTGCAAACCTGGAGCCTTTTGTACACCACATCGGGTAAGTCCGGATTTCTGACCGGCTTGTCCGTTACGCTGGTTCCCGTGCTGTCCTTTTTCATCTTGCGGATCACACCCAAACCCACGGCTGTCGCCGGTATCCTGTGCTCCGTTCTCGGTTTGTATCTGTTGGCTTTTGTGGATTTTTCCGCGATTAACATCGGAGATGTACTCGCTTTTTTGTGTGCGATTGCGTTTGCTCTCCAGATTGTATATACGGGAAAATACGCGCCGGACGGAGATGCTTCCATGATCGTGACCGCACAGATTGGCACCGTGGCATTCCTCAGCCTGCTTTCCTCCGCGATCTGGGAGAATCCCGCCGCGATTTTCCGTGCGGACATTTACTTGAACCCCGACGTGGCAACCGC includes the following:
- a CDS encoding ABC transporter ATP-binding protein, with amino-acid sequence MRSSHAIVLEQVVKTYMTKTEEIHAVGPVDLTVKPGEFLSLVGPSGCGKSTILSLMAGLIPATAGTVRIFGEALRSPSPRVGYMLQQDCLLEWRTIKGNVLLGLELRGLLSDRTIGRALDLLHELGLGDVVHHYPSQLSGGMRQRAALVRTLAVDPDILLLDEPFSSLDYQQKLHLEELMVTVLREHKKTAVLVTHDLEEALAVSDRVLVMGGRPSRVRRTLSIPEEVRAASPMEARSHPMFRTLFDELWREMERR
- a CDS encoding ABC transporter substrate-binding protein codes for the protein MRTFRWMIGFAVLSCWLMVVTACSPSSSQSRTIRLVEVTHSMFYAPQYVAIRKGFFKEQGLTVELTNGFGGDKTMTALLSGDADIVLVGAEAAVYVTARGASRPVVGIAQLTQTDGSFLVARNQTGPFRWSDLRGKSLLGQRKGGMPQMVSEYVQRLHGLKPHKDVKIIQNVDYKNLGNAFAAGTGDYVQLFEPVASKLEQEGKGRVVASFGKDSGRLPYTIYITSQSNLEQDPDTLLRFIRAVYQGQKWVQSHSVQEIAEVIAPEFPDTNRAVLEKVLQRYKEQQAWATDPIIDRQEYGHMMDIMRQAGELPGNVPYDTIVKMELAKKAMR
- a CDS encoding ABC transporter permease — protein: MTPWLPSKSEKGGRSPAHTRYLRRLRLRHWSVWGCRLALVLLFFGGWQISADRGWIDPFLFSSPSRMGEQLLQLLRSGDLIHHVVTTATETVIGFSIGTASGIALATLIWSSPFLSRVLDPFLVVINSMPKVALGPLFIVSMGAGYGSILAMGVAITVIITTLVIHSSFQNVDPDACKLARSFGATRRQLFVKIIFPACIPDMIAALKVNVGLAWVGVIVGEFLVSKAGLGYLIIYGFQVFNLTLVMMSLLIVAVLSTVMYQLVAWLEHRLLRHRHLS
- a CDS encoding DMT family transporter gives rise to the protein MSKRWIAEGTLLGIAFLWGITFVLVQNAITVLPPFSFLAVRFGLAFLLLLPFAFTSRNRSKESALRAGYLGLLLGVWLYLGYALQTWSLLYTTSGKSGFLTGLSVTLVPVLSFFILRITPKPTAVAGILCSVLGLYLLAFVDFSAINIGDVLAFLCAIAFALQIVYTGKYAPDGDASMIVTAQIGTVAFLSLLSSAIWENPAAIFRADIYLNPDVATALIVTALFCTAMAFWAQTHFQKYTTPNRVALIFAMEPVFAALGDYWFKGVTLNPTAQAGCLLIFLGMILAEIDVTWWKKIRWSSQQRSKAS
- a CDS encoding response regulator, with the protein product MSIRVLLVDDHAVLRDGLSNIISLEDDMEVVGEAKSGIEALQLVEQVHPDVILMDINMPGMNGVEAIRRIHAQHPGIAIIVLTMYDRDEYLYESIRAGATGYLLKDAPSGDVIAAIRSASRGESTLHPVMARKLLDNLTGEKRGERGSSDENLTPRELDVLQLMVKGHSNKEIAEQLFISDKTVKIHVSNILKKLGVKSRSQAIIYAIQHELVVLE
- a CDS encoding GAF domain-containing sensor histidine kinase codes for the protein MMRNWKKAWERVLMTVVIMAGWGWMVRDLFHPVTFSAGWSVLVLIGIYLFVVEYHPHPAGGGKATVHFPLLYALSTLFSPSVAGLIFVDVALLVTWLKRQSFSRALFRTGYTLIGLFAASEAHHAVRPWLIGLAPLSRLLFGLITFLLVYELVSKGIRDGVEQLMPASRRGKTWWGSWPLEPGLLLLSFLYCTVAIVFEVPRQPHGLLEIAFFFAPLVGFAVLLNIIARLKRQQQKMELLFVIATRINQTLDLREVMKETLIPLSKVIDYTYGVVYLLRDGQLYPEVFAGEETLKVRHRPLPLNRGLSGWVASHAKPACIHDVRKDPRCKGTPTDAEGVKSLLSVPLEVNGDVMGVITLGKTETYGFRDMDLRFLTVLASQAVVAMRTAKLMEERERRVVAEERNRLAREIHDGIGQSLAGVLMKVESAARVFDTHPERVRQWLEEAQEKLREGLKEVRHSITALRPSPAARLGLLPALRQRVEAHQRETGQWSVFQIKGRAYPLLQEWEETIYQVCHEALNNVAKHAQATKVRVQLRFSSEYVRLIVQDDGVGFSLGKAISKAEAHKRYGIVGMNERAQKLEAALQFLSKPNRGTRVILTIPTEKSEEESVHVYSRITRG